The window GCTCACGAGACGCTTCCTCCCTGTTACCGCACCTTGCCGACCGCTCGGGCCATCTTGCCAACCGTCCCGCAGCGTGTCACGCGAGGGAGTCTAAGGGCTGCGGTTGCGCTCGCGACGCCGGATGAGAGCGAGGTCGCACGAGCAAGTGACCCCGAACTGACGACCGAGTAACCGCCAAACGCCCGCCCTCCTGCGACGACGTCGCGGGACCTTCGCGGGACCTTTACGACGACGGTGTTTCTGTACCTTTTGGCCGAACCGGCGGGATGAGGACGGGCAGGGGCGAATTCCGGACGAGGTACGGAGGCCGCATGGAGGCGAAGGCGAGCCGAGGGTGAGCCGAGGGGAACTCGGTCTCAGGCGCGCCGGCCGCCCCCCAGGTCCGGCAGGAGGGGCACGAGCCGGTCCCAGCGGGAGATCTGGCAGCCGTCGCGACGGTCGTACGTGGCGTCGACGGGGCGTCCGGCCCAGGTGCCGGTGACGTGCGCGGTGGCCGGCCCGCCGTACTGCATGGTGCAGAAGCCGCCCTTCGGGGCGGGAGCGAAAGCCTCCTGCCCCCACCGCGTGTCCCGCTCCAGGACGGCACAGGCACCGCTCGGGTCGGGGTGGCTGCCGCCGTCGGGTCCGCAGTACAGCTGGAAGGTCCCGTCGGCCCCGCCGCCGGCGTTGCGCACGGTGACGGTGAGGTGATCCCGCTCCTTGCTCTTGCCGTCGCCGAGCCCGGCCGCCTGGGCGTAGGCGGCCGGGGACACCGCGGCCAGCGACCCGAGGGCGGCGAAGGAGGCGGCGGCACCGAGGACGAGGC of the Streptomyces koelreuteriae genome contains:
- a CDS encoding SSI family serine proteinase inhibitor, whose amino-acid sequence is MSTAMSRASARTASRTTSRPGLRRLVLGAAASFAALGSLAAVSPAAYAQAAGLGDGKSKERDHLTVTVRNAGGGADGTFQLYCGPDGGSHPDPSGACAVLERDTRWGQEAFAPAPKGGFCTMQYGGPATAHVTGTWAGRPVDATYDRRDGCQISRWDRLVPLLPDLGGGRRA